The Streptomyces sp. A2-16 sequence CCGGTCACGGCCACCCGGGGCAGCCTGCGGACCTCGATGCGCTCGTAGTCCTCGACCTCGGCGACGGCGGCGCGGACGACGTCCATCAACTGGACCGGCTTGCGCCACTGCCGGGAGGGTGCCGCGCCCGAGAGGATGACGAGGCCCTCGGCGTGCCGGCGCATACGGGTCGTCAGGTGGTCGAGGCGGAACAGGTCGGCGAGTTCGTCGGTGTCCTCGGTGCGGCGCTCCATGGTGTCGAGCAGGGTGAGCTGCTTGTGCAGCAGGACCTGGCTGCGGCGGGCGAGGTTGACGAAGACCTCGGAGACCCCGGCGCGCAACTCGGCCTGTTTGACGGCGGCTTCGACGGCGGCCCGCTGGAGGGTGTTGAGGGCCTGGCCGACCTCGCCCATCTCGTTCTTGTCGTACTCCAGGCGCGGGACCTCGGTCTCCACGTCGACCTGTTCGCCGACCGAGAGGCGGCGCATCACGCTGGGCAGTCGCACGCCGGAGGCCTCATGGGCTTCCAGGCGCAGTTGGCGCAGGTCGCGGATGAGGCCGCGGCCGACGCGGACGGACAGGACCAGCGAGAAGAGCAGGGCGATGAGGCCGAGGACGCCGACCACGGCCGCCTTGACGATGACGCCGATCGCGTCCGGCCGGACCCGGTCCTGAAGGCGGTCGCCCGCCTGGTCGTCGAGCCTGGCGAGTTCGTCGAGCACGCTGCCCGCAGCGGCGTCCCAGCTCTTGGCGCTGACACTGCCGTCCGTGCCTGGTTGCGCGGTGGCGACGGACTGCTCGGCGGAGCGCAGCGGAGCGGTGCCGGCGTTCTTCCAGAAGCGCTCGTAGCGCTCACGCTCCGCGGCCGGAAGTACGCCCAGACTGACCTCGTACATCATGGTCCGCTGTGCGACGAGGTCGGAGACGTCGCGGATCTCCTCGCGGGTCAGTTTCCCCACCACGAGGGCGGAACCGAGGAGGGCGTCCTCGCGGGAGAGCAGTTCGCGGGCCCGGGTGATGTTGACCAGCGCCCGGGACTGCTTGTCCAGTTCGACGTTGTCGATGCCGTCGAGCGTGGCGAGGAGGGCGTAGGCGGGGTCGACCAGGCGGTTGTACTGGTCGAGGGCCTGAAGCCGGGAGACGGTGCCTTCCTCGACGGTCCGGCGCAGCGAGTCGATGCCGTCGAAGGCGTCCAGGACGGCGGTGAGGCGCTCGTCGTCGTCCTGGTCGAGACCGTCGCGGACATCGGGATCGCGGGCGTTGCGGCGGAACTTGGCGATGGCGTCGTCGGAGGCGTTCCGCGTGCTGCGCAGCGCGGACAGGGCGTCCGACGCGCGCGGGTCGGCGAGGTAGACGAGCGTCTGGCGGCGTTCCTGCTGGAGTACGCGCACGGTGTCCTCGATGGGATAACCGAGCTTCTCCGTCACGGTCGACACCTGGAAGAGCTGGGCGACCTCACGACCCGTCAGTACCGTGGCGAAGCCCCACACCGCGATCAGGGACACCAGCGGCACGAGAAGCAGCGCCACGATCTTCCGGCGGATCGACTTCCCGCGAAAGCGCATGGCCTCCCCCAGCTCGACCCCCGCCGGCCGGGGGTACACATGTACGTCAACAAACGGCGCGAGCCTACTACCGACGCACCCGTAACTTGAAGTTGCGTCCGGAACACGAACTTCCGCTCCGGTGTCGAGACATGGGCAGTTGTCCTCCCATTGCGGGAGATTGCCTCCTGCGATCAGCTGCTCCGTGTCGGATCGGAACCGATCGGTCACGCCGGGGAGTTGGCTGGATTTTTTCGTTTCTTTGACGTCCTCGGGGAATCTTGAAGGGGTCTTGTTCGTCCTTCTCTTCGGGAAATGGCGGTGGATTCGGCCACAGGAGCCGCATCTGCAACTGGGCGGCGTAAAGCAGCGCAAGCCGGGCAGCCACCTTGAAACCCGGTCCACGGACACCGGGACCAGGAAGCTGCCGGCGGTGGGGAGTGACACGGTGATGGGCACGGCGGAACGGCAGGAGGCGCCGGGAATCGGCGTGGAGACGGCGAGTCCGACGGCGGCGAGGCGCCCCGAGCCACGTGCTCCCGGCATACGGGCGGGGTCGGACGTGCCGAGCGGGCGTGGCGCGGCCAGGGAGGAGCCGTACCGGCCATTGTGGGTCGAGGAACCCGCGCGCAGGCGCCGGCTGCCGGACCCGGTGCGGACCTCCGCGGTGCGGGCGGTCCTGATCATCGCCGTGACCCTGCTTCAGGCGATGGTGGCCTTCCTGTGCACCCTGGCCGGCTCCTGGCTGGCGTTCCCGATGGTGGTGAGCAGCGTGGCCAGCACCGTGGTGGCCACCTGGGGAGCCCTGGACGTCTGGGTCACCCGCCAGGTGTGGAACCAGCGCCACGGCGTGGTGTCGACCCCGAGCAGCACGGCGCGTGCGCTGCGTCGCGAGCGGCGCAAGGCCCGTCGGCAGGAACGGATCGCCGAGCGGGCTCAGGAGCGGATACGGCGCCAGGGCGGCGGCACGGGCCAGTTGTCGCACCCGTGAGCCCGGCGGGGCGGCGCATCGGTCACCGCCCCGCGTCCCTCAGGGAGTCGCAGGCGTCGGGCGCTTGAACATCCGCGTCGCCGTGATCTCGCTGTGTCCCGCCTCGCCCGCCTGGGGCTGCTGCGGCAGGCCCGGGCGGAGGTGTTCCTCCACGCTGATGTACTTCAGGCCGGCCCGGAGGTCCGCGTCGTTGCGCAGCCGGATGACGAGCGGGAACTCCGCGAGTGCCGTCGTGTCGAACAGGCCTGTGGTGTACAGGAGTTGGACACCCAGCGCATCCGACACCGCCCGCTGCAGCTCCAGCAGATACGTCGCGTTGGCGCGGCCGATCGGGTTGTCCAGGAACAGCGTGCCGGCGTGCCGGTGCTTGTCCCGGCCCCGGTCGTTGGAGCGCAGGGCCGCCATCGTGCAGTACAGCGCGATGGCCGCGGTGAGCAGCTGGCCGCCGGAGAACACGTCGCCCATCTGCCCGACAGGCACCCGCTCGGCGCGCAGTACGGCGTCCGGCTTGAGGATCTCCACGGCCACGCCCCTGGGCTGGAGCGCCGCCCCGACTCCCCGCAGGAGCAGGGACATTCCGTCCCGCCTCAGGTCGGAGTTCTTCTTCACCGCGGCCCGGGTCGCCTCGTCGATGACCTCGCCGAGCCGCTCGGTCAGCGTCGCCTGGTCGGGTTCCTCGAAGCGGATCCGCAGGAACTCCTGCCCGGACCACTCGCCGAGCCCCTCGGGCAGCCGGGACAGCCGCTGGGCGGACCTGAGCGTGGCGAGGGCGGACTCCACGAGCCCGCGCAGCCGGTCCACGATCGAGTCCCGGTTCCGCTCCAGCTGCGCCAACTCGTCGGTCAGCACCCGCAGTCGGGGTGCGAAGGCGTCCGCCCACTTCTGCGCGTGCTCGGGCAGCGCGGACGCGGGCAGCTCCCGGATCTGCTGCCGCGCGGGGGTTCGGACCTGCTCGTAGCGCGTGGAGTTGGCGTGCCGGACGAGTACATCGCTGGCCTCGCGCACGGCGGCCTCGGCGGCGGAGAGGTCGGCGGCGCAGCCACGCAGCGACCGGCGGGCCTCGGCGGCGGCCTGCCGGGCCTCCTCGGGGCTGCCCGGGTAGGGCTCCGGCTCCTCCTGCTCGTCCTCCATGGCGTGCTCGCGCAGCAGGTCGCGCAGCATCGCGGCGATCTCGTCGAAGCCGCCCGCGGCGTCCTCCGCAGCCCGGTGGGAGTCGAGCAGCTCCGCGTGCGCCTCCCGGGCCTGCGCCAACGCCTCGGTGCGGGAGGAGAGTTCGGTGGTGGCCGTACGCAGGAGCGCCTGTGCGTGCTCGGCGTCGCGCGGTTCCAGCTCGGCCGACAGCTCGGTGTGTGCCTCGCCGTCCTCGGGCGCGTGCCGCTCGGCCTCACCGCGCAACCGCCCGAGCTGCTCGCTCGCGGTCGACA is a genomic window containing:
- a CDS encoding nitrate- and nitrite sensing domain-containing protein, with protein sequence MRFRGKSIRRKIVALLLVPLVSLIAVWGFATVLTGREVAQLFQVSTVTEKLGYPIEDTVRVLQQERRQTLVYLADPRASDALSALRSTRNASDDAIAKFRRNARDPDVRDGLDQDDDERLTAVLDAFDGIDSLRRTVEEGTVSRLQALDQYNRLVDPAYALLATLDGIDNVELDKQSRALVNITRARELLSREDALLGSALVVGKLTREEIRDVSDLVAQRTMMYEVSLGVLPAAERERYERFWKNAGTAPLRSAEQSVATAQPGTDGSVSAKSWDAAAGSVLDELARLDDQAGDRLQDRVRPDAIGVIVKAAVVGVLGLIALLFSLVLSVRVGRGLIRDLRQLRLEAHEASGVRLPSVMRRLSVGEQVDVETEVPRLEYDKNEMGEVGQALNTLQRAAVEAAVKQAELRAGVSEVFVNLARRSQVLLHKQLTLLDTMERRTEDTDELADLFRLDHLTTRMRRHAEGLVILSGAAPSRQWRKPVQLMDVVRAAVAEVEDYERIEVRRLPRVAVTGPAVADLTHLVAELLENATVFSPPHTAVQVLGERVANGFTLEIHDRGLGMAADALLDANLRLAETPEFELSDTDRLGLFVVSRLAQRQNVRVSLQPSPYGGTTAVVFIPDALLTDDVPDTNGIGFRLDRPRPSKEAELEEAQRVSLTRGPAQLPAMPPAILDGPVELEAPVDLDALDDLPGVLDSEDSERGGLFRPRRSLAQVDDDAPATDGADDGPDAPVSLSRRRTPKLVSSHGRPVTDERTGRGEPDQPPAIGPGASRSRTTPSVGPGPAHTEPPTLPSRRRAAALRRSTGVADRLDELTEAPASPASPSRELGGAPGSPALPRRTRRAEIASSGPAPDDPATGPTGPTGGSTSGTAPLGSLGSAADALGRNGSAGSLPGGAARPGWDESARGVSGSGRPPLGTTRGPLDTGPGSAPLPRRVRQANLAPQLKQAPARRPQNQAEPAERDADEVRSRMASLQRGWQRGREENAVDDDTSGGTAPQRTTKGDGR